A region from the Acanthochromis polyacanthus isolate Apoly-LR-REF ecotype Palm Island chromosome 23, KAUST_Apoly_ChrSc, whole genome shotgun sequence genome encodes:
- the LOC127532408 gene encoding uncharacterized protein LOC127532408: MRDDEYTKQAGNKDYTTDKPYNRGHLFPACHAFDSNDRKSTFTLTNIVPQAVSFNGGSWQKMESCTQCILQKYCINEIGIFEGFVVTGAQPSTSNKLNNRVNIPSMLWTAFCCNIKNTDRWIASAHWGDNIAEPKSKYLQTKTLAELHQELSKENSMFEAFPGSKCPLHTTVAEFYPEIDRRCQCPPQASTTTGPPTTTTTSTTTATTATSQTPTTMIPPTTTTITVSTTTTSSTTTTTTTTTIKNDNEENNSKEDNGQEGNPEKPAITNRAPFGGTVGSAGLFAGITAILTGTAGILGGILGAILGAILGGASTGAGVTVPAASSTTFIHTTIDPKTNSTSQTSTTFIPPTFDPQTNTTSQTSTTFSATTIKPQSKAPVTQSIQNRTDPLFQLTFPCEEYEGRKWRLCCCAFKPAMEIITGPNPHLCDQESQRCCNAVHRSYSGTLACHLQAHTRSRIHLNCFRMCR; encoded by the coding sequence ATGAGAGATGACGAATACACCAAGCAGGCTGGTAACAAGGATTATACAACTGACAAGCCATATAATAGAGGCCATTTATTTCCAGCCTGTCATGCTTTTGACTCTAATGACAGAAAGTCAACCTTCACCCTGACAAACATTGTTCCGCAAGCAGTTTCTTTCAATGGTGGCAGTTGGCAAAAAATGGAGAGCTGCACCCAATGTATCCTGCAAAAGTATTGTATTAATGAAATTGGAATCTTTGAAGGCTTTGTGGTGACGGGGGCACAGCCAAGCACGAGCAACAAACTTAACAACAGGGTGAACATACCTTCCATGCTCTGGACAGCATTCTGTTGCAACATTAAGAACACAGACAGGTGGATAGCTAGTGCACACTGGGGCGACAACATTGCAGAACCTAAATCTAAATATCTGCAGACAAAGACTTTGGCAGAACTCCATCAAGAGCTGAGCAAAGAGAATTCAATGTTTGAGGCGTTTCCTGGATCAAAGTGTCCTCTCCACACAACTGTCGCTGAGTTTTACCCAGAAATTGATCGCCGATGCCAATGCCCTCCCCAGGCTTCAACCACAACTGGCCCTCCCACTACCACAACGACCAGCACAACTACTGCCACAACTGCAACTAGTCAAACTCCCACGACTATGATTCcaccaaccacaacaacaatCACAGTCtccacaaccacaacatctagtaccactaccaccaccactactactaccatcaagaATGATAACGAAGAGAACAACTCTAAAGAAGACAATGGGCAAGAAGGAAATCCGGAAAAACCAGCAATAACTAACAGGGCTCCATTTGGTGGTACAGTAGGAAGTGCTGGATTGTTTGCAGGGATAACTGCTATACTCACAGGTACTGCAGGTATACTGGGAGGTATACTGGGAGCTATACTGGGAGCTATACTGGGAGGTGCATCTACAGGTGCTGGTGTAACAGTTCCTGCTGCATCATCGACAACATTTATACATACAACCATTGATCCAAAAACTAATTCAACCTCCCAGACATCAACAACTTTTATTCCTCCCACTTTTGATCCCCAAACTAACACAACCTCCCAGACATCGACAACCTTTTCAGCTACCACTATTAAGCCCCAATCAAAAGCCCCTGTCACACAGTCTATTCAAAACAGGACTGATCCTTTATTCCAGCTCACCTTTCCATGTGAAGAATACGAAGGCAGAAAGTGGCGGCTCTGCTGCTGTGCCTTTAAGCCAGCAATGGAGATAATCACAGGGCCAAATCCACATCTGTGTGACCAGGAAAGTCAGCGTTGTTGCAATGCAGTTCACAGATCATATTCTGGAACGCTGGCCTGTCATCTACAAGCACACACTAGGTCACGAATACATCTGAATTGTTTCCGTATGTGCAGGTGA
- the LOC110949510 gene encoding uncharacterized protein LOC110949510, producing MVRDKQISYSHQAVDTDFRSNGTFDRGHVIPSSYGSTENDKRSTFTLTNIVPQAGSFNKGSWNRMESCVRCVMDKYCTNSSGFTEGFVVTGAQPSSSNILNNRVNIPSTLWTAFCCYSADMNVWIASAHWGNNVPDGAKNKHLQTKTLAELHDLLRTKDSEFRVFPGAHCPLHTTVAEFYPQGNNCHCPSSGSSALHSSAVALHLPLTALQLALTLHLPLSLTHLFVLLQYLPLKL from the coding sequence ATGGtcagagacaaacagatttCCTACAGTCATCAGGCTGTTGACACTGATTTCAGAAGCAATGGGACGTTCGACAGAGGTCACGTAATTCCCAGTTCTTATGGCAGCACAGAAAACGACAAACGGTCGACTTTCACCTTGACCAACATTGTTCCACAAGCAGGTTCGTTCAACAAGGGCAGCTGGAACAGGATGGAGAGCTGCGTCCGATGTGTAATGGATAAATACTGCACCAACAGCAGCGGCTTCACCGAAGGGTTCGTGGTAACTGGAGCTCAACCCAGCTCCAGCAACATCCTTAACAACAGGGTCAACATTCCCTCCACGCTGTGGACGGCCTTCTGCTGCTACAGCGCCGACATGAATGTCTGGATAGCGAGCGCTCACTGGGGCAACAATGTTCCCGATGGCGCTAAAAACAAACACCTCCAGACGAAGACACTGGCGGAGCTTCATGACCTGCTGAGGACCAAAGACTCAGAGTTCAGAGTGTTTCCCGGAGCTCATTGTCCTCTGCACACAACCGTCGCCGAGTTCTACCCCCAGGGCAACAACTGCCACTGCCCATCCAGTGGCTCATCTGCTCTTCATAGTTCTGCAGTAGCTCTACACTTGCCCCTTACAGCTCTGCAACTGGCCCTCACACTACATCTGCCCCTCTCACTTACACATCTGTTTGTCTTACTGCAATATCTGCCCCTTAAACTTTAG